A genomic region of Xanthomonas fragariae contains the following coding sequences:
- the thiE gene encoding thiamine phosphate synthase yields MPDLHNARGVYLITHDEPDTARLLALTAPLLAGITLLQYRNKQADAALRLQQASALREACTAHGVPLIINDDAQLALQVGAHGVHLGEDDGEVAAARALLGEQAIIGVSCYDEIARAQAAAVASASYVAFGAFFPTTTKATTRHATPALLQQAASLGLPRVAIGGIAPIHVPDLVAAGADLIAVVSGVYAATDPVAALQAYRAGFA; encoded by the coding sequence ATGCCCGACCTTCACAACGCCCGCGGCGTCTACCTCATTACGCACGACGAACCCGACACTGCAAGGCTGCTCGCCCTTACGGCGCCGTTGCTGGCGGGCATCACCTTGCTGCAATACCGCAACAAGCAGGCCGATGCGGCGCTGCGGCTGCAGCAGGCCAGCGCATTGCGCGAAGCCTGCACGGCACACGGCGTGCCTTTGATCATCAACGACGATGCGCAACTGGCATTGCAGGTGGGCGCACACGGTGTGCATCTGGGCGAAGACGATGGAGAGGTCGCCGCAGCGCGCGCGCTGTTGGGCGAGCAGGCCATCATCGGGGTGTCGTGCTATGACGAGATTGCGCGTGCACAGGCGGCGGCTGTGGCCAGTGCGAGCTATGTGGCCTTCGGTGCCTTCTTCCCCACCACGACCAAGGCGACGACACGGCACGCCACGCCCGCGTTGCTGCAACAGGCCGCGTCGCTGGGGCTGCCGCGGGTAGCGATCGGCGGCATCGCCCCGATACATGTGCCGGACCTCGTCGCTGCAGGTGCCGATCTGATCGCAGTGGTCAGCGGCGTCTATGCCGCGACGGATCCAGTCGCAGCATTGCAGGCGTATCGGGCGGGTTTTGCGTAG
- the hemL gene encoding glutamate-1-semialdehyde 2,1-aminomutase has protein sequence MNHSRSHALFAQAQTLLPGGVNSPVRAFKSVGGQPFFVARADGPYLYDVDDNRYIDYVGSWGPMIAGHNHPAVREAVARAIRDGLSFGAPCAAEVTMAETINRLVPSCEMVRMVNSGTEATLSAVRLARGATGRNRIIKFEGCYHGHGDSFLVKAGSGMLTLGMPTSPGVPAGLSELTATLSFNDFEGATALFDEIGADVAAVIIEPVVGNANCIPPQAGYLQHLRTLCTRHGALLIFDEVMTGFRVALGGAQAHYGVTPDLSTFGKIIGGGMPVGAYGGRRALMDQIAPVGPIYQAGTLSGNPVAMAAGLAMLELVQEPGFHARLSDATSVLCEGLEDAARAAGIAVTTNQVGGMFGLFFTDEIVESYAQATACDITTFNRFFHAMLRRGVYLAPSAYEAGFMSSAHDEAVIEATLAAAREAFAEVAR, from the coding sequence ATGAATCACTCTCGCTCCCACGCCCTGTTTGCCCAGGCGCAGACCCTGCTGCCCGGCGGCGTCAACTCACCGGTGCGGGCGTTCAAGTCGGTCGGCGGCCAACCGTTCTTCGTGGCGCGGGCCGATGGCCCGTATCTGTATGACGTCGACGACAACCGCTACATCGACTACGTGGGCTCGTGGGGCCCGATGATCGCCGGCCATAACCACCCGGCGGTGCGTGAAGCGGTAGCGCGCGCGATCCGCGATGGCTTGTCGTTTGGTGCGCCGTGCGCGGCCGAGGTCACCATGGCCGAGACCATCAACCGGCTGGTGCCGTCCTGCGAGATGGTGCGCATGGTCAATTCCGGCACCGAAGCGACACTGTCGGCAGTGCGATTGGCGCGCGGCGCAACCGGGCGTAACCGCATCATAAAGTTCGAAGGCTGTTATCACGGCCATGGCGACTCGTTCCTGGTCAAGGCCGGCAGCGGCATGCTAACCCTGGGCATGCCCACCTCTCCGGGCGTACCGGCCGGTTTGAGCGAGCTGACCGCCACACTCAGCTTCAACGACTTTGAAGGCGCCACCGCACTGTTCGACGAGATCGGCGCCGATGTGGCGGCGGTGATCATCGAACCGGTGGTGGGCAACGCCAACTGCATTCCGCCGCAGGCCGGCTACCTGCAGCATCTGCGCACGCTGTGCACGCGGCATGGCGCACTGCTGATCTTCGACGAAGTGATGACCGGCTTCCGCGTCGCACTCGGCGGAGCGCAAGCGCACTACGGAGTGACCCCGGACCTGAGCACGTTCGGCAAGATCATCGGCGGCGGCATGCCGGTGGGCGCGTATGGCGGCCGGCGCGCGCTGATGGATCAAATCGCCCCGGTCGGCCCGATCTATCAGGCCGGCACCTTGTCCGGCAATCCGGTAGCAATGGCTGCCGGCCTGGCGATGCTGGAACTGGTGCAGGAACCGGGTTTCCACGCACGCCTGAGCGATGCCACCAGCGTGCTATGCGAAGGGCTCGAAGATGCTGCGCGCGCAGCTGGCATTGCAGTCACCACCAACCAGGTTGGGGGCATGTTCGGGCTGTTCTTTACTGATGAAATCGTGGAGAGCTACGCACAGGCGACGGCCTGCGACATCACCACCTTCAATCGTTTCTTCCACGCAATGCTACGGCGGGGCGTGTATCTGGCGCCGTCGGCGTACGAAGCCGGCTTCATGTCGAGCGCACACGATGAAGCGGTGATCGAAGCGACGCTTGCAGCCGCGCGCGAAGCGTTTGCGGAAGTGGCGCGCTGA
- a CDS encoding acetylornithine transaminase: MSTAADSPLSLAHYYLPVYRPRQVVLERGQGSRVWDDQGREYLDLSSGIAVSGLGHNDPDLMAALTEQAGKLWHTSNVFYSAPPLKLAEELVTASRFAQKVFLCNSGTEANEAAIKLVRKWASSQGRPGDKRVIVTFRGSFHGRTLASVTATAQPKYQEGYEPLPGGFRYVDFNDVAALEAAMVSGDVAAVMLEPIQGEGGVMPAESGFLSRVRALCDQHDALLVLDEIQCGMGRTGTLFAHWQEQVTPDIVTLAKALGGGFPIGAMLAGPKVAETMQFGAHGTTFGGNPLAAAVARVALRKLASPQIAENVARQSAALRDGLEALNAQFGLFAKIRGRGLMLGAVLAPAHAGEAGAILDLAAKHGLLLLQAGPDVLRFVPALNLTDAELADGLARLRLAIADYAAQQ; the protein is encoded by the coding sequence ATGAGCACCGCTGCCGATTCGCCCCTGTCCCTGGCGCACTACTACCTTCCGGTGTATCGCCCGCGCCAAGTGGTACTGGAGCGTGGACAGGGCAGTCGCGTCTGGGATGACCAGGGCCGCGAATATCTGGATCTGTCGTCGGGCATCGCAGTCAGCGGGCTGGGCCATAACGACCCCGACCTGATGGCCGCGCTGACCGAGCAGGCTGGCAAGCTGTGGCACACCAGCAACGTGTTCTACAGTGCGCCGCCATTGAAGCTGGCCGAAGAATTGGTCACCGCCTCGCGCTTCGCGCAGAAAGTGTTTCTGTGCAATTCCGGCACCGAAGCCAACGAGGCGGCGATCAAGCTGGTACGCAAGTGGGCCAGTAGCCAGGGCCGCCCGGGCGACAAGCGCGTCATCGTGACCTTCCGCGGCAGCTTCCATGGACGCACCCTGGCGTCGGTTACCGCGACCGCGCAGCCCAAGTATCAGGAAGGTTATGAGCCGCTGCCCGGCGGCTTTCGCTATGTGGATTTCAACGATGTGGCGGCGCTGGAAGCGGCAATGGTCTCGGGTGATGTGGCAGCGGTGATGCTCGAGCCAATTCAGGGCGAGGGCGGAGTGATGCCGGCCGAGTCGGGCTTTTTGAGCCGCGTGCGCGCGCTGTGCGATCAGCACGATGCATTGCTGGTGCTGGACGAGATTCAGTGCGGCATGGGCCGCACCGGCACGCTGTTCGCGCATTGGCAGGAGCAGGTAACGCCGGACATCGTAACGCTGGCCAAGGCGCTGGGTGGCGGCTTTCCGATCGGCGCGATGCTGGCCGGCCCCAAGGTCGCCGAGACCATGCAGTTCGGGGCTCACGGCACCACCTTCGGCGGCAATCCGTTGGCTGCGGCAGTGGCGCGTGTGGCGCTGCGCAAGCTGGCCTCGCCGCAGATCGCCGAGAACGTGGCGCGGCAGTCGGCGGCATTGCGCGATGGTCTGGAAGCGCTTAATGCCCAATTCGGCCTGTTTGCGAAAATTCGTGGACGCGGCCTGATGCTGGGTGCAGTGCTGGCGCCGGCGCATGCCGGGGAGGCTGGGGCGATCCTGGATCTTGCGGCCAAGCACGGCTTGCTGCTGTTGCAGGCCGGGCCGGATGTGTTGCGCTTCGTACCGGCGCTGAACCTGACCGATGCCGAACTGGCCGATGGTCTTGCACGCCTGCGTCTGGCGATTGCCGATTACGCAGCGCAGCAGTGA
- a CDS encoding IS5 family transposase: MQLTFGDAEGLGKRKQTRREIFLAEMEQVVPWRHLLGLIAPHYPVSGRPGRQPYALATMLRIHLLQQWYALSDPAMEEALHEIPTLRRFARLGGLDNVPDETTILNFRRLLETHGLAARMLEAVNADLVRKGQSLRSGTIVDATLIAAPSSTKNTDRARDPEMHQTKKGNQWYFGMKAPIGVDEFSGLVRHVRCTAANVADVTVTHALLHGKEDSVFGDSGYTGADKREELQTCKAGFFIAAKRSTIQAIGNKRERRQEERWEYFKASVRAKVEHPFRVTKRQFGYTKVRYRGLAKNTAHVLTLFALSNLWMVRRQLLPARG; the protein is encoded by the coding sequence ATGCAACTGACGTTCGGTGACGCTGAAGGTTTGGGCAAGCGCAAGCAGACTCGCCGCGAGATCTTCCTGGCCGAGATGGAGCAGGTGGTTCCGTGGAGGCATTTGCTCGGACTGATCGCGCCGCACTATCCGGTGTCGGGGCGGCCTGGTCGACAGCCGTACGCACTGGCGACGATGTTGCGGATTCATTTGCTGCAGCAGTGGTATGCGTTGAGCGATCCGGCGATGGAAGAAGCGTTGCACGAGATCCCGACCTTGCGCCGTTTTGCCCGGCTCGGCGGTTTGGACAATGTTCCCGACGAGACCACGATTCTCAACTTTCGCCGCTTGCTGGAAACCCATGGCCTTGCAGCGCGGATGCTGGAGGCCGTCAACGCGGATCTGGTGCGCAAGGGTCAGAGCCTGCGGTCCGGCACGATCGTCGATGCAACCCTGATCGCTGCGCCCAGTTCGACCAAGAACACCGACCGCGCGCGCGACCCTGAAATGCATCAGACCAAGAAAGGCAATCAGTGGTATTTCGGGATGAAGGCACCCATCGGCGTGGATGAGTTTTCCGGGCTGGTGCGCCACGTCCGTTGTACGGCTGCCAATGTGGCCGATGTCACGGTGACCCACGCATTGCTGCACGGCAAAGAAGACAGTGTGTTCGGCGACAGCGGCTACACCGGTGCGGACAAACGCGAAGAACTGCAGACCTGCAAGGCTGGTTTTTTCATTGCCGCCAAGCGTTCGACGATTCAAGCCATTGGCAACAAACGCGAGCGCCGCCAGGAAGAACGTTGGGAATACTTCAAAGCAAGTGTGCGTGCGAAGGTGGAGCATCCATTCCGCGTGACCAAACGCCAGTTTGGCTACACCAAGGTCCGCTATCGCGGCTTGGCCAAGAACACCGCGCATGTGCTGACCCTGTTCGCACTATCCAATCTGTGGATGGTGCGCCGGCAGTTGCTGCCGGCCAGGGGATAA
- a CDS encoding DUF3829 domain-containing protein: protein MEAKLGAYIDCFNCVDAQVHTGAKHCACGMDDPVVGSAGRESGMTCPYDIDDCAMKECDALASAAVAADPSLPKLDAAAWRDHDALGNL, encoded by the coding sequence GTGGAGGCCAAACTCGGCGCCTATATCGATTGCTTCAACTGTGTCGATGCGCAGGTGCATACCGGCGCCAAGCACTGCGCCTGCGGTATGGACGATCCAGTTGTGGGTTCGGCCGGTCGCGAGTCCGGCATGACCTGTCCGTACGATATCGACGACTGCGCCATGAAGGAGTGCGACGCACTGGCCAGTGCCGCCGTTGCAGCGGACCCATCGTTGCCGAAACTGGATGCGGCAGCGTGGCGCGATCACGACGCATTAGGGAACCTCTGA
- a CDS encoding SDR family oxidoreductase: MTLSGKTLFITGASRGIGLAIALRAARDGANVAIAAKSAVTNPKLPGTIHSAAAAVHAAGGQALALKCDIRQEEQVRAAVAATVETFGGIDILVNNASAIWLRGALDTPMKRFDLMQQVNARGSFLCAQACLPHLLQASNPHILTLAPPPSLNPAWWGAHTGYTLAKMGMSLVTLGLAAEFGPQGVAINALWPRTVIATDAINMIAGVDAAACRRPEIMADAAHAVLSREAAGFHGQFLIDDEVLAQAGITDLSGYAVDSSRALLPDLFLD, encoded by the coding sequence ATGACGTTATCGGGCAAAACCCTTTTCATCACCGGTGCCTCGCGCGGGATTGGCTTGGCGATTGCGTTGCGGGCAGCGCGTGACGGGGCCAATGTGGCCATCGCGGCCAAATCTGCAGTGACCAATCCCAAGTTGCCGGGCACCATCCATAGCGCAGCCGCAGCGGTACATGCAGCCGGCGGGCAGGCGCTGGCCCTCAAGTGCGATATCCGTCAAGAAGAGCAGGTGCGTGCGGCGGTGGCCGCCACGGTGGAGACGTTCGGCGGGATCGATATCCTGGTCAACAACGCCAGTGCGATCTGGTTGCGCGGTGCGTTGGACACGCCGATGAAGCGCTTCGATCTGATGCAGCAGGTCAACGCGCGCGGCAGTTTTCTGTGCGCGCAGGCGTGCTTGCCACACCTGTTGCAGGCGTCCAATCCGCATATTCTCACCCTGGCGCCACCGCCGTCGTTGAACCCGGCGTGGTGGGGCGCACACACCGGCTACACGCTGGCCAAGATGGGTATGAGTCTGGTAACCCTGGGGTTGGCAGCCGAATTCGGCCCGCAGGGTGTGGCGATCAATGCACTGTGGCCGCGTACCGTGATCGCGACCGATGCGATCAACATGATTGCCGGTGTGGATGCGGCCGCGTGTCGTCGGCCCGAAATCATGGCTGATGCCGCGCACGCGGTGTTGAGTCGTGAGGCGGCCGGCTTTCATGGCCAGTTTCTGATCGATGACGAGGTGTTGGCCCAGGCCGGCATTACCGATTTGAGCGGCTATGCAGTCGATTCATCGCGTGCGTTGTTGCCGGATCTGTTCCTTGACTGA
- a CDS encoding serine/threonine-protein kinase, protein MSHDPAGNLPLKSDTFGRILLIREAGRVFVRRDLSVAPWLLRGVAWWLARREAQALRQLDGLPRTPRLLHWDGRHLDRSYLAGDAMYQRPPRGDVAYFRTARKLLQQLHRCGVAHNDLAKEANWLVQDDGSPAVIDFQLAVRGNPRARWMRLLAREDLRHLLKHKRMYCPAAITPVERRVLKRTSWLRELWFATGKPVYRFVTRRVMYWEDNEGQGPKP, encoded by the coding sequence ATGAGTCATGATCCCGCCGGCAATCTGCCGCTGAAGTCCGATACATTCGGGCGCATCCTCTTGATCCGCGAGGCCGGCCGCGTATTTGTGCGCCGCGACCTGAGCGTGGCGCCCTGGCTGTTGCGTGGCGTGGCCTGGTGGTTGGCGCGACGCGAGGCCCAGGCCTTGCGTCAGCTGGATGGATTGCCGCGCACGCCGCGCCTGTTGCACTGGGATGGGCGCCATCTGGATCGCAGCTATCTGGCTGGCGATGCGATGTACCAGCGCCCGCCGCGTGGCGATGTGGCCTACTTCCGCACCGCGCGCAAGTTGTTGCAGCAACTGCATCGCTGCGGCGTCGCGCACAACGACCTGGCCAAGGAAGCCAATTGGTTGGTGCAGGACGACGGCAGCCCGGCAGTGATCGATTTCCAACTCGCGGTGCGCGGCAACCCACGCGCGCGCTGGATGCGTCTGCTTGCGCGCGAAGACCTGCGTCACCTGCTCAAGCACAAGCGCATGTATTGCCCCGCCGCGATCACCCCGGTGGAACGTCGCGTGCTCAAGCGCACGTCCTGGCTGCGCGAACTGTGGTTCGCCACCGGAAAACCGGTCTACCGTTTCGTGACCCGCCGCGTGATGTATTGGGAAGACAACGAAGGGCAGGGGCCAAAGCCCTGA
- a CDS encoding bifunctional DedA family/phosphatase PAP2 family protein, whose amino-acid sequence MNSWIDATLEWIGHHTTLAGVVIFAIAFCDAVIVLGAIVPALPLLFAIGVLIGLGQINGPYAVICATLGAFVGDALSFWVGHRWGHQLHTYWPFRRYPQLLERGELLFRRNAFKSILIARYVGAVRSFVPAIAGMSRMPFKRYVVASGLACISWALLFLVPGWVLGTAYDAVAAVAGRLFVVVTLLVAVIALAWAVVLYSYRWSAGHLDALLARLLEWSHRHPVLGNWSVSVFDPRRRESVPLAMMALMLLLLGWGWFVLLMVVLAHGEPLRVDLAVHDLMLALRNPLTDYPMVALASLGDWQVLLPAIAAAMGYLAWRRRWMAVAHWVIALAFGLALTQWLGATVQVVRPPAASSGFGFPSVAVTMATIGFGFFALLIARELPGRRRVWPYLVSGAIVSLIGFARLYLGAHWLSDVVGGMLLGIFWLLVLGIAYRRRATRAFWVKPVSWIFYGVVLACAIVFAPRNLEAKLAKFEPPPPLLLELPANDWWNGQWRLLPARRNEFDDDQRWPLDVQLAGPLAPLQRQLEARGWRAQPQAGWEQALHLLDVSGHPDEVPILPATLDTQVEALLMMRPAAPGHVHVLRLWPAAARLQPDAQPLWVGSTQTLRYSRHFSLIGLWYPLRGVDPALSALREALGPLPYRLQQRRRSQVPVMLIDSTSGDTVRGEDKDKDKDKDKDKDDDNAPQAATAIGAVTASNPAASDPTTLRRWCD is encoded by the coding sequence ATGAACTCATGGATCGACGCCACGCTGGAGTGGATCGGACACCACACCACCTTGGCTGGCGTGGTGATCTTTGCCATCGCATTTTGTGATGCGGTGATCGTGCTCGGTGCCATCGTGCCCGCGCTGCCGTTGCTGTTCGCCATCGGCGTGCTGATCGGGCTTGGGCAGATCAACGGCCCGTATGCGGTGATCTGTGCCACGCTTGGGGCGTTCGTCGGCGATGCGTTGAGCTTCTGGGTCGGCCATCGCTGGGGCCACCAGTTGCATACCTACTGGCCGTTTCGCCGCTATCCGCAATTGCTGGAACGCGGCGAGCTGCTGTTCCGACGCAACGCCTTCAAGAGCATTTTGATCGCACGCTATGTGGGCGCGGTGCGGTCGTTCGTGCCGGCGATCGCCGGCATGTCGCGCATGCCATTCAAACGTTATGTGGTCGCCAGCGGTTTGGCCTGCATCTCGTGGGCGTTGCTGTTCCTGGTGCCCGGTTGGGTGCTGGGCACGGCCTACGATGCGGTCGCCGCGGTGGCCGGGCGCTTGTTCGTGGTGGTCACGCTGCTGGTTGCGGTGATCGCGCTGGCTTGGGCGGTGGTGTTGTATTCGTATCGCTGGTCCGCCGGCCATCTGGATGCGCTGCTGGCGCGGTTGCTGGAGTGGTCGCATCGGCATCCGGTGCTGGGCAACTGGTCGGTCAGCGTGTTCGACCCGCGCCGTCGCGAGTCGGTGCCGCTGGCGATGATGGCGTTGATGCTGCTGTTGCTGGGCTGGGGCTGGTTCGTGCTGTTGATGGTGGTGTTGGCGCACGGCGAGCCGCTGCGCGTAGACCTGGCCGTGCACGATCTGATGCTGGCACTGCGCAACCCGCTGACCGACTACCCGATGGTGGCGCTGGCCTCGCTAGGCGACTGGCAGGTGCTGTTGCCAGCGATCGCTGCGGCGATGGGCTATCTGGCCTGGCGCCGCCGCTGGATGGCCGTGGCGCATTGGGTGATCGCGCTTGCGTTCGGGCTTGCGTTGACACAGTGGCTGGGCGCCACCGTTCAAGTGGTGCGCCCGCCTGCGGCCAGCAGTGGTTTCGGCTTCCCGTCGGTGGCGGTCACCATGGCTACGATCGGCTTCGGTTTCTTCGCACTACTGATCGCGCGCGAGCTGCCTGGCCGGCGTCGGGTGTGGCCTTATCTGGTCAGCGGCGCGATCGTCTCGCTGATTGGATTTGCGCGGTTGTATCTGGGCGCGCACTGGCTCAGCGACGTGGTCGGCGGCATGTTGTTAGGCATCTTCTGGCTGCTGGTGCTGGGCATCGCTTATCGCCGCCGCGCCACGCGTGCGTTCTGGGTCAAGCCGGTGTCGTGGATCTTCTACGGCGTGGTCCTGGCCTGCGCGATTGTGTTTGCACCGCGCAATCTTGAGGCCAAGCTGGCCAAGTTCGAACCGCCGCCGCCGTTGCTGCTGGAGCTGCCGGCCAACGACTGGTGGAACGGGCAATGGCGCTTGCTGCCCGCGCGTCGCAACGAATTCGACGACGACCAACGCTGGCCGCTGGACGTGCAACTCGCCGGCCCGCTTGCACCGTTGCAGCGTCAGCTCGAAGCGCGCGGCTGGCGGGCACAACCGCAGGCCGGCTGGGAACAGGCGCTGCATCTGCTCGATGTCAGCGGCCACCCGGACGAGGTGCCGATTCTGCCGGCCACGCTGGATACGCAGGTCGAGGCCTTGTTAATGATGCGTCCCGCTGCGCCCGGCCATGTGCATGTGCTGCGTCTGTGGCCAGCGGCCGCACGCTTGCAGCCGGATGCACAACCGCTCTGGGTGGGCAGCACGCAGACATTGCGCTATAGCCGCCACTTCAGCCTGATCGGGCTGTGGTACCCGCTGCGTGGTGTGGACCCGGCATTGAGCGCATTGCGCGAAGCGCTCGGCCCGTTGCCCTATCGACTGCAACAACGTCGCCGCTCGCAAGTGCCGGTGATGCTGATCGACAGCACCTCGGGTGACACGGTTCGAGGCGAGGACAAGGACAAGGACAAGGACAAGGACAAGGACAAGGACGACGATAATGCACCGCAAGCAGCGACTGCGATAGGCGCGGTGACCGCATCCAATCCGGCCGCCTCCGATCCCACAACACTACGCCGTTGGTGTGACTGA
- a CDS encoding LON peptidase substrate-binding domain-containing protein has product MANITTTADTSALPLFPLHNVLLPGAAMGLRVFERRYLDLVRESGRNGTSFGVCLILDGNEVGAPARPAAFGTEVRIEDFDVGADGVLVLRLRGMRRFHVQRSRICDNGLVVGEVSWCELDNDDELRPEHSLLATVLERMLEQVGGEFASAGPGLLDQAAWVGWRLAELLPLTEQRRLSLLQQDCPHRRLDQLLAWMR; this is encoded by the coding sequence ATGGCGAACATCACCACCACCGCCGACACCAGCGCCTTGCCGCTGTTTCCGTTACACAACGTGCTGCTGCCAGGCGCGGCGATGGGCTTGCGCGTGTTCGAGCGACGCTATCTTGACCTGGTGCGCGAGAGCGGCCGCAATGGCACCAGCTTCGGTGTGTGCCTGATCCTGGATGGCAACGAAGTCGGCGCACCGGCACGGCCGGCCGCGTTCGGCACCGAAGTGCGCATCGAGGATTTCGATGTCGGCGCCGATGGCGTGCTGGTGCTGCGCCTGCGCGGTATGCGCCGCTTCCACGTACAGCGCTCGCGCATCTGCGACAACGGCTTGGTGGTGGGCGAGGTGAGTTGGTGCGAGCTCGACAACGACGACGAATTGCGGCCCGAGCACAGCCTACTGGCAACCGTACTCGAGCGGATGCTCGAACAGGTAGGCGGCGAATTCGCATCGGCCGGGCCAGGCTTGTTGGATCAGGCCGCGTGGGTGGGCTGGCGGCTGGCCGAGCTATTGCCGCTAACCGAACAGCGACGTTTGTCGCTGTTGCAGCAGGACTGCCCACATCGGCGCCTGGATCAATTGCTCGCATGGATGCGGTGA
- the mpl gene encoding UDP-N-acetylmuramate:L-alanyl-gamma-D-glutamyl-meso-diaminopimelate ligase, producing MCGMTKLHILGIAGTFMGGVAALARELGWQVEGSDQAIYPPMSTQLETLGIALGQGYAPSNISADATDVVVGNALSRGNPAVEAVLDAGRRYTSGAQWLAEQVLPGRDTLAVAGTHGKTTTTTILSYLLEAAGRAPGFLIGGVAEDFGVSARLGQGREFVVEADEYDTAFFDKRSKFVHYRPLVAVLNNLEYDHADIFPDVAAIQRQFHHLVRTVPARGRLIVNGEDPRLAEVLAMGYWTPVERFGFNAGLEWSARLTAVDGSTFAVLHRGVEIGQVQWPLVGRHNVLNGLAALAAVHAVGVDPAMVMPALARFQSVKRRLEMLGRARDITVYDDFAHHPTAIATTLQGLRAKVGAARVLVVMEPRSNSMRLGAHAQALAPSLQDADAVVFLHRSELAWDAAPIIAQVRGDARVAHDVDALLQTLGEIARPGDHVVFMSNGGFDGAPRRFLAQLS from the coding sequence ATGTGCGGCATGACCAAACTCCACATCCTCGGCATCGCCGGGACCTTCATGGGCGGCGTAGCCGCTCTGGCGCGCGAACTGGGCTGGCAGGTGGAAGGCAGCGACCAGGCGATCTACCCGCCGATGTCCACCCAGCTGGAAACGCTCGGCATCGCGCTGGGGCAGGGCTACGCGCCTTCCAATATTTCGGCAGACGCCACCGATGTGGTCGTCGGCAATGCCTTGTCGCGCGGCAATCCTGCGGTGGAGGCGGTGCTCGACGCCGGCCGTCGCTACACCTCCGGTGCGCAGTGGCTGGCCGAACAGGTGCTGCCGGGCCGCGACACGCTGGCGGTCGCCGGCACCCATGGCAAGACCACCACCACTACCATCCTCAGCTATCTGCTCGAGGCGGCCGGGCGTGCGCCGGGGTTTTTGATCGGTGGCGTGGCCGAAGACTTCGGTGTGTCGGCGCGACTGGGCCAGGGGCGCGAGTTCGTGGTGGAAGCCGACGAGTACGACACCGCATTTTTCGACAAGCGCAGCAAGTTCGTGCACTACCGGCCACTGGTGGCGGTCCTCAACAACCTCGAATACGACCATGCCGATATTTTTCCGGACGTGGCCGCGATCCAGCGTCAGTTCCATCATCTGGTGCGTACGGTGCCAGCGCGCGGGCGCCTGATCGTCAACGGCGAAGATCCGCGCCTGGCCGAAGTACTGGCGATGGGTTACTGGACGCCGGTGGAGCGCTTCGGTTTCAATGCGGGGCTTGAGTGGAGCGCACGCCTGACGGCCGTTGATGGCAGCACGTTTGCGGTGCTGCATCGGGGTGTGGAGATCGGCCAGGTGCAGTGGCCGCTGGTCGGGCGGCATAACGTGCTCAACGGTCTTGCCGCGCTGGCAGCGGTGCATGCGGTGGGCGTGGATCCGGCGATGGTGATGCCGGCGCTGGCGCGCTTTCAGAGCGTCAAGCGGCGGTTGGAGATGCTGGGGCGGGCGCGCGACATCACGGTTTACGACGACTTCGCACACCATCCCACCGCGATTGCGACCACCCTGCAGGGTTTGCGTGCGAAGGTCGGTGCGGCGCGCGTGCTGGTGGTGATGGAACCGCGTAGCAACTCGATGCGGTTGGGCGCGCATGCGCAGGCGTTGGCGCCGTCGCTGCAGGATGCCGACGCGGTGGTGTTTTTGCACCGGTCGGAATTGGCGTGGGATGCGGCACCGATCATTGCGCAGGTGCGCGGCGATGCGCGCGTGGCGCATGACGTAGACGCACTGCTGCAGACACTGGGCGAGATCGCGCGGCCGGGCGATCATGTGGTGTTCATGTCCAATGGCGGCTTCGACGGCGCGCCGCGTCGCTTCCTGGCGCAGCTATCCTAA
- a CDS encoding adenylate kinase has product MRLVLLGPPGSGKGTQATRLKDKFEIPHISTGDLLRAEVAAGSPLGLKAKEVMARGDLVSDGILLGMLEVRLGQADVAKGFILDGYPRNVAQANALDGLLSKIGQPLDAVVQLDVASELLVERIAGRAKAEGREDDNPESVRKRLQVYTESTAPVIGFYEQRGKLARVDGVGSLDQVLERIGKALGR; this is encoded by the coding sequence ATGCGATTGGTTCTGTTGGGACCGCCCGGTTCGGGCAAGGGCACCCAGGCGACACGTCTCAAAGACAAGTTTGAAATTCCGCATATTTCCACCGGCGACCTGCTGCGCGCCGAAGTGGCCGCCGGCTCACCGCTGGGCCTGAAGGCCAAGGAAGTCATGGCACGCGGCGACCTGGTGTCCGACGGGATCCTGCTCGGCATGCTCGAGGTGCGCCTCGGTCAGGCCGATGTGGCCAAAGGTTTCATCCTCGATGGCTACCCGCGTAACGTGGCGCAGGCCAATGCGCTGGACGGGCTGCTCAGCAAGATCGGTCAGCCGTTGGATGCGGTGGTGCAGCTGGATGTCGCTAGTGAGTTGCTGGTCGAGCGCATCGCCGGTCGTGCCAAGGCCGAAGGCCGTGAGGACGACAATCCGGAATCGGTACGCAAGCGTCTCCAGGTCTATACCGAGTCCACCGCACCGGTGATCGGCTTTTACGAGCAGCGCGGCAAGCTGGCGCGCGTAGATGGCGTGGGTTCGCTGGACCAAGTGCTCGAGCGCATCGGCAAGGCGCTCGGTCGCTGA